AAAAACAAATGAGCCAAGATGTCATTGTAGGGTTATAGCtgataaagaaagaaacaaaacacaatcacaaaCACGACAAGAACAATAGGATGGGAGATACAAAGGCACAAGAAAGGAAAGCCGAACTAGTACTATCAAATTCAGctctaattcaaattttaaatgaaactgGTAAGCTGTAAGCCTGTTAATACGAATTCACCATCAGAATTTGACAATCGCTAGCTCACTTATCTAAAGATACAGATATctagttaaaaaaacaaagggAAAATCCTCCTTTGCAAGTTCATATTCATTCAGATAACGTAGTTCGTTAATGTCAACTTACTCGGCACTTTGTTTTCTTCAAGTTCTCCAGCAAATCAGCAATCTCAAGCTGCTTCATCACTGTAGCATGTAGTACCTGCACCAAAAGCATAAAGTTTAACCACCATCCTATCTGATCAGCATAATCTAGAGATCTATATGACTGGAAATGTAGACCAAGACAATACCCTCTTGGTCTTTTCAAGGTCAAACTCAACAGATTTTATCCTATCCATGGAATCCATCAGCATTTTCTCCTTCTCCTGCGGCATACCATCAGGTTTGTTGCTAAGTTCCTCAAAGACATTTTCTAGTCTCTGAAGACGTTGTATACACGGGAGAATATATTCTCTTTCAGAAGCTCCTTCAACAGCTGCTGAATGGTTATGAATATTACGTTCCATGGTAATTGATGGATGAATATTGTTCTCCGTTCTCCAAAATTCGAATGTTAGATAGCGGAGGAGTGTAACTAGTTTTTCTGTGAAAAATGTCAGTACTCTTGCCACATATAAGACATTTATTTTCTCTACTTTTTCCTTAACAATGCCGAACCAACTGCTGCCAGAAGTACCTGAAAAAGATCTAGTGAGTTTATTAATAAGGACACTACTGAAATAATTGCCAATTAAATCAGTTATACCTAGCATGAACGTAGCTATTATGAGTTTGCAACTTCCACATGCAAATATGACAAGGTATATCTGCAACTTGGGTTctaaacagaatataaatataattttttgaacaTTCTCATGACAATACCTCCTGAATCTGTTCTACAAGCAACATTGCCTACATCATTAGTTTGCACTGGCTGCTCTTGATTAAGGAGAAAATGATCGCTTTCAATCACTTTCTCCACTGCTAGAGAGCCATCACAACTGTAGTAGCCATTGAGATCTGGTACTTTAACCTACAGAAGATATGGCGTTAGATTTgactaaaaactcaagacaaaattacaaatatcGTGCATACAGGTAAAGACAACAATGAGGAATCTCAGATAAATCAGATTCAGAGGTTCCAGTTCCAGGCTGTACTTCTTCACGAACTGGGGCTAAATAAGGATAGGGACAGCTCATGTATCTGTTGGGAGAGGAGTATTCATTCATATCAGACCCCGATTCAGCTGTTGATGTATCACAGCATCGTTCCTGGCAGATGAGAAAACAAGGTTTAGAACTCCATATATCTAAAGCAGACACTTGTGATGTCCCGACTTCTCAATGCCAAGAAGACCAAGACTTGCCTTCAATGGGTGGTGCATTTGAGAGGAGTCAAATTTGTGTTGTCCATCAGGTAATTTAATGATTTGCCTCACAAATTTTGCCTCCTCATTATGTACCAGCTAAAGATCAGAAAATCCAACATTAGTTAAACTTATACTAGTTTGTTGGATAAGGCAATTCCAAGTTGTATatgcttttaaaatttgacaCTTGCAAATACTAAGAAACAAGATATACAAAGAAATATTACCTTCATGATGTCAGGATCACTCCATGGGCCCTTGTTAGACCGAAGACATCCACCTTCTGAGGCACATGTACAAGAACCACCCAGAAATTCTGGCAACTGACTGCATAGATTCGttcaaaatccaaattaatCAATAGATTGAATAGAAATGCAGTATGGTGAAAACATGTATGTATACCTAGAGTCAATGACTTCCAGTAATTTATATAAAGACTTAGGTTCAACAATCTGGAAATTTGGGAAATAAATATAGAGTCAGTTTTCAACAGAAATACATCTTATGAAATCTGAGTTGAAGCTAAAAGGTTGAATTATTCACCTGTATCTTAGCAACGGTTTTGGAATCAAGAAACTTCTGTGCA
This DNA window, taken from Vigna radiata var. radiata cultivar VC1973A chromosome 5, Vradiata_ver6, whole genome shotgun sequence, encodes the following:
- the LOC106759636 gene encoding phosphatidylinositol/phosphatidylcholine transfer protein SFH13 isoform X1; translation: MSISGFEGQCSNDESRERRSDVENSEDERRWSRIGTLKKKAISASSRFTHSLKKRGKRKIDYRIPPVSIEDVRDAGEETAVHELRQKLVERGSLPPRHDDYHTLLRFLKAREFNIEKTIQMWEEMLAWRKEYGTDTILEDFEFGELEEVLQYYPQGYHGIDREGRPVYIERLGKAHPSRLMRITTIERYLKYHVQEFERTLHEKFPACSIAAKRRISSTTTILDVQGLGMKNFSRTAANLLSAMAKIDSSYYPETLHQMYIVNAGSGFKKMLWPAAQKFLDSKTVAKIQIVEPKSLYKLLEVIDSSQLPEFLGGSCTCASEGGCLRSNKGPWSDPDIMKLVHNEEAKFVRQIIKLPDGQHKFDSSQMHHPLKERCCDTSTAESGSDMNEYSSPNRYMSCPYPYLAPVREEVKVPDLNGYYSCDGSLAVEKVIESDHFLLNQEQPVQTNDVGNVACRTDSGGTSGSSWFGIVKEKVEKINVLYVARVLTFFTEKLVTLLRYLTFEFWRTENNIHPSITMERNIHNHSAAVEGASEREYILPCIQRLQRLENVFEELSNKPDGMPQEKEKMLMDSMDRIKSVEFDLEKTKRVLHATVMKQLEIADLLENLKKTKCRQRRLFC
- the LOC106759636 gene encoding phosphatidylinositol/phosphatidylcholine transfer protein SFH13 isoform X2; this translates as MSISGFEGQCSNDESRERRSDVENSEDERRWSRIGTLKKKAISASSRFTHSLKKRGKRKIDYRIPPVSIEDVRDAGEETAVHELRQKLVERGSLPPRHDDYHTLLRFLKAREFNIEKTIQMWEEMLAWRKEYGTDTILEDFEFGELEEVLQYYPQGYHGIDREGRPVYIERLGKAHPSRLMRITTIERYLKYHVQEFERTLHEKFPACSIAAKRRISSTTTILDVQGLGMKNFSRTAANLLSAMAKIDSSYYPETLHQMYIVNAGSGFKKMLWPAAQKFLDSKTVAKIQIVEPKSLYKLLEVIDSSQLPEFLGGSCTCASEGGCLRSNKGPWSDPDIMKERCCDTSTAESGSDMNEYSSPNRYMSCPYPYLAPVREEVKVPDLNGYYSCDGSLAVEKVIESDHFLLNQEQPVQTNDVGNVACRTDSGGTSGSSWFGIVKEKVEKINVLYVARVLTFFTEKLVTLLRYLTFEFWRTENNIHPSITMERNIHNHSAAVEGASEREYILPCIQRLQRLENVFEELSNKPDGMPQEKEKMLMDSMDRIKSVEFDLEKTKRVLHATVMKQLEIADLLENLKKTKCRQRRLFC